The genomic stretch TGGGATCCCCTTGTCTAAGGCCCCTCTTACCAGGAAAGAACCCAAAGGTTTCCCCATTTAAGGAGATAAAAAAGGAAGCACTTGTCACACAATCCATTACTAAATCTCTGAATTGCTTAGGGAAGTGAAAAACAGCCAGCAGATCTCTTAAAAACTCCCAACTCACTGAATCATAGGCCTTCATCAAATCCATCTTAAACATACAATGTGGGGAGCAAGCTTGTCTATTATATAACCTAACAAGGTCTTAACACTCCAAAATGTTTTCAATTATACTTCTACCTTTGATGAAACTCCCTTGGTTCAGACTAATAATCTCTGGTAGCACCTCAGCCAGCCTATTGCAAATTAGTTTTGAGATACACTTGTAGAGTacattgcaacaagcaataggCCGAAACTGAGTGACATGAGTAGGAACCTTACACTTTGGGATAAGTGTAAGAACAGTAGTATTCAATTGTCTAAAAAGCTTACCAGACCTAAACACATCCTTAACAGCTTGACAAACCTCATCACCAATAATACTCCAAGAGTCTTTATAAAAAGCACTTGAGTAGCCATCAGGTCCAGAGGTTTTATATTCAAGAATAGAAAAAATAGCTGCCTTAATTTCTTCATCAGTGATAGGCTTGAGAAGCACAGAACAGTGAGCAGCATTGCAAGTAGCACCCTTCCTTATAATTTTAACATTCACTTTAGTAGTAGACACTGATTCCCCTAATAAGCTTTTATAGTATTTCAGAAAAGCCTCTTGAATATGTTGAGGGTCATCATGCTCCACTCCATCCACATCTTTGATAGCCAGTACTTGATTTATCAAAAAATGACTCTTAATAACACCATGAAATTACTTAGAATTACTGTCACCTTCTTTGATCCAACTGGCTTTAGCTTTTTGACTGAGAAAATGAGCACAAGCCTCCTTCAACTCTTTATACTCCTTGATAGCATGCTTTTCTTTTTCAATCCAATCCttgtctcctggttgttgaacAATCTGACTTTGGATATACTCCAGATTTTTCAAAGCCATCAAGGAACTATTTTCAATATCACAGAAGTGCTCTTTGTTATAATTTCTGAATTTTGTCTTGAGGGATTTGAGTTTAGAAACTAAACAGaacatttttgtgccttgataATAAGTATTCCACCAGCCACTTAGGTAGTAAGATAAATAGGAGCCTTTCCCCACATATTGTAATATTTGAAAGGCTTTTTGTGTTGTGCAAGCTGGTTTCTACTCTTGATGATGCAAGGAGTATGGTCAAAATCTCCTTCAGGCAAAAGTGAGCATACATCTCTTCCATATCCATACTCCACTCTCTATTAATAAGAGCTCTATCCAGCCTACTATACACCCTAGTAGTAGCATCTTGCTTGTTGTTCCAAGTGAACAAAGACCCCATGGCAGGGCTATCAAATAATTCACACTTGTCCACACAAGCATAGAAATCCTCAATTTCAGCATCTGTACTACTACCTCCCAGTCTTTTTGAATGTACCAAGACTGTATTAAAATCCCCACACACCAGCCAAGGTCCATGAACAATAgatgcaaacctagtcaattgaTCCCATAACTCATGCCTGCCACATAAATCATTAAAGCCATACACCATAGACAGACAAAACTTCTTATTAGTAGCAATTTCCAGTACCCTCATGTTTATACATTGTGCAGAATAGTCCAGAAAATCAACCTGATAAATGGAAGGATTCCAAAGAACCCAAATCCTCCCTCCTTTATGCCACCCATTATTAGTTGATACACTCCAACCATCCATGAGAATACTATTAAGACACTTTAGAGACAAGGGAGAAAAAAATGATTGCGGAAAAGGATGAAGAAATGACAAGGGTATCATTGTAAActacgtatgtgaaagagtaaaaggcgtatgtgaaaaagcaat from Silene latifolia isolate original U9 population chromosome 5, ASM4854445v1, whole genome shotgun sequence encodes the following:
- the LOC141655416 gene encoding uncharacterized protein LOC141655416: MRVLEIATNKKFCLSMVYGFNDLCGRHELWDQLTRFASIVHGPWLVCGDFNTVLVHSKRLGGSSTDAEIEDFYACVDKCELFDSPAMGSLFTWNNKQDATTRVYSRLDRALINREWSMDMEEINYNKEHFCDIENSSLMALKNLEYIQSQIVQQPGDKDWIEKEKHAIKEYKELKEACAHFLSQKAKASWIKEGDILAIKDVDGVEHDDPQHIQEAFLKYYKSLLGESVSTTKVNVKIIRKGATCNAAHCSVLLKPITDEEIKAAIFSILEYKTSGPDGYSSAFYKDSWSIIGDEVCQAVKDVFRSGKLFRQLNTTVLTLIPKCKVPTHVTQFRPIACCNVLYKCISKLICNRLAEVLPEIISLNQGSFIKGRSIIENILEC